A window of the Streptomyces albireticuli genome harbors these coding sequences:
- a CDS encoding SOS response-associated peptidase: MCGRYVATRSPQDLVGLFEVTRWNQERLLEPSWNVAPTDEVWAVLERPDRASGVLERQLRVVRWGLVPSWAKSPDTGAKMINARVETVHEKPAYRRAFAKRRCLLPADGFYEWRTVEATATTKARKQPYFISPADGQVMAMAGLYEFWRDPAVTGDDDPAAWRTTCTVITTEATDAAGRVHPRMPLVIPHADYAAWLDPSHQDPGELRALLTTPAGGRLDVREVNDAVNNVRNNGPQLLDSAPGTSTGP; encoded by the coding sequence ATGTGCGGCCGATACGTTGCCACCCGCAGTCCGCAGGACCTGGTCGGGCTGTTCGAGGTCACCCGCTGGAACCAGGAGCGGCTCCTGGAACCGAGCTGGAACGTCGCCCCCACCGACGAGGTGTGGGCGGTGCTGGAACGGCCCGACCGGGCGAGCGGCGTGCTGGAACGGCAGCTGAGAGTGGTGCGGTGGGGCCTGGTGCCGTCATGGGCGAAGAGCCCGGACACCGGCGCGAAGATGATCAACGCCAGGGTGGAGACGGTGCACGAGAAGCCCGCCTACCGCCGTGCCTTCGCCAAGCGCCGCTGCCTGCTCCCCGCGGACGGCTTCTACGAATGGCGGACCGTCGAGGCGACCGCGACGACGAAGGCCCGCAAGCAGCCGTACTTCATCAGCCCCGCGGACGGCCAGGTCATGGCGATGGCGGGGCTGTACGAGTTCTGGCGCGACCCCGCGGTGACCGGGGACGACGACCCGGCGGCCTGGCGCACCACCTGCACCGTCATCACCACCGAGGCCACCGACGCCGCCGGCCGCGTCCACCCCCGCATGCCTCTGGTCATCCCCCACGCCGACTACGCGGCCTGGCTCGACCCCTCGCATCAGGACCCCGGCGAACTCCGCGCCCTCCTGACCACCCCCGCCGGGGGCCGGCTCGACGTGCGCGAGGTGAACGACGCGGTGAACAACGTCCGCAACAACGGCCCCCAGCTCCTGGACAGCGCCCCCGGCACGAGCACCGGCCCCTGA
- a CDS encoding pyridoxamine 5'-phosphate oxidase family protein produces the protein MGKTYDRIDGRLRAFIEAQPLFFTATAPLSDDGTINLSPKGVSGSFAVLDERTVAYLDFAGSNAETIAHLRENGRITLMWCAFQGPPNIVRVHGRGEPVFRDDERFEELLARFPGVDPVPHGLRAVIVVTADLIRDTCGYAVPLMAYEADRDLHRRRFEREDDASLARYFEKKEHIATSIDGLPGLPLPLPPRGS, from the coding sequence ATGGGAAAGACGTACGACCGCATAGACGGCAGGCTCCGCGCCTTCATCGAGGCCCAGCCCCTCTTCTTCACCGCCACGGCGCCGTTGTCCGACGACGGCACGATCAATCTGTCCCCCAAGGGTGTGTCCGGCTCGTTCGCGGTGCTCGACGAACGGACGGTGGCCTACCTGGACTTCGCCGGCAGCAACGCCGAGACCATCGCGCATCTGCGGGAGAACGGCCGCATCACGTTGATGTGGTGCGCGTTCCAGGGCCCGCCGAACATCGTCCGTGTCCACGGCCGGGGCGAGCCGGTCTTCCGCGACGACGAGCGTTTCGAGGAACTGCTCGCGCGCTTCCCGGGCGTCGACCCGGTTCCGCACGGGCTGCGCGCCGTCATCGTCGTGACGGCCGACCTCATCCGTGACACCTGCGGTTACGCCGTGCCGCTCATGGCCTACGAGGCCGATCGCGACCTGCACCGCAGGCGGTTCGAGCGGGAGGACGACGCCTCCCTGGCGCGCTACTTCGAGAAGAAGGAGCACATCGCCACGAGCATCGACGGTCTGCCCGGGCTTCCGCTCCCCCTGCCGCCACGCGGCTCCTAG
- a CDS encoding helix-turn-helix transcriptional regulator has protein sequence MRQQSDQQGLCMASLDRALTIQQANQEFFRQFNGSSEEICGRSIRDVVHPSVRQPLMRQFSHLLEGRHERFVAPVIAVGPGEESAFSVPLTAVAVRGGLPDTTAILVMMPTTRSTEGARVVTNRKKILSEMDARILEGIAAGVSTIPLAARLYLSRQGVEYHVTCLLRKLKVPNRAALVSRAYSMGVLTVGTWPPKVVEDFVK, from the coding sequence GTGCGCCAGCAGTCCGACCAACAGGGTCTGTGCATGGCGAGCCTCGACAGAGCGCTCACCATCCAGCAGGCGAACCAGGAGTTCTTCCGCCAGTTCAACGGCTCGTCCGAAGAGATATGCGGTCGCAGCATCCGCGACGTGGTGCACCCGAGCGTCCGGCAGCCGCTCATGCGCCAGTTCTCCCACCTGCTCGAGGGCAGGCACGAGCGCTTCGTCGCTCCTGTCATCGCCGTCGGCCCGGGGGAGGAGTCGGCGTTCAGCGTCCCCCTCACCGCGGTCGCGGTACGAGGCGGCCTGCCGGACACGACGGCGATCCTGGTGATGATGCCTACCACCCGGAGTACGGAGGGCGCGCGCGTGGTCACCAACCGGAAGAAGATCCTCTCCGAGATGGACGCGCGCATCCTCGAAGGCATCGCGGCCGGGGTCTCCACCATCCCGCTGGCCGCGCGCCTCTACCTCAGCCGGCAGGGCGTCGAGTACCACGTGACCTGCCTGCTGCGGAAGCTGAAGGTCCCCAACCGGGCCGCGCTGGTCTCCCGCGCCTACTCCATGGGCGTGCTCACCGTGGGGACCTGGCCGCCCAAGGTCGTCGAGGACTTCGTGAAGTGA
- a CDS encoding alpha/beta fold hydrolase, with the protein MTYKSTARRAGLAVSMMGVMASVLPTATATASAPVHGRAATAAPAWCPAVAGHQVDCGQVDRPLVAGKPELGKVKVSYAVVRHRAPGPAEGTVAVNPGGPGETSIDKAEAFAWGLEGLLKDHDLLLVDPRGTGESQPVPCGVTDAEYRFGTRDRQRAAVERCAENLGPKAAGYTSAATADDIDAVRARLGVRKLSLYGLSYGTYLMPVYASRHPERVRSIVLSGAFPLALDPLARPSAQAVSSTLRRVCERGTPVACDGERAVKDLATTAARLRAEPMTVPVTTGHGVYKKRFTEDKLANLMFEAASSQVGLEPDKPSLLGRLPHALDRFVNGDTAPLRKLVQEEGETGSTVDQAPYIAVTCNDYRRAWSKDAPPSVRWRQYDAALAAARPGEHGAFSAKGFTEGTTDAGDVCIGWPRENTPGPQPTKPGLPDVPVLVLSGDLDANTPDASGKKAAGQFRNSRFFSVRNTGHVPELEPSRCVTGVSSRFLRTGEPGDTSCLRALPPIAVTPVRG; encoded by the coding sequence ATGACGTACAAGAGCACGGCGCGGCGCGCGGGACTGGCTGTGAGCATGATGGGCGTGATGGCCTCGGTGCTGCCGACGGCGACCGCCACCGCGTCCGCGCCCGTGCACGGTCGCGCGGCCACGGCGGCACCCGCCTGGTGCCCGGCGGTGGCCGGGCACCAGGTCGACTGCGGCCAGGTGGACCGCCCGCTCGTCGCGGGGAAGCCGGAGCTCGGCAAGGTCAAGGTGAGTTACGCGGTCGTACGCCACAGAGCGCCCGGCCCCGCCGAGGGCACCGTCGCCGTCAACCCGGGCGGCCCGGGCGAGACCTCGATAGACAAGGCCGAGGCGTTCGCCTGGGGCCTGGAGGGCCTGCTGAAGGACCACGACCTGCTGCTCGTCGACCCGCGCGGCACCGGCGAGTCGCAGCCGGTACCCTGCGGGGTCACCGACGCCGAGTACCGCTTCGGCACCCGGGACCGGCAGCGGGCGGCGGTCGAGCGGTGCGCCGAGAACCTCGGGCCCAAGGCCGCCGGATACACCTCGGCGGCCACCGCCGACGACATCGACGCCGTCCGCGCCCGTCTCGGTGTGCGGAAGCTCAGCCTGTACGGGCTGTCCTACGGCACGTACCTCATGCCGGTGTACGCATCCCGCCACCCCGAGCGCGTGCGCTCGATCGTCCTGTCCGGCGCGTTCCCTCTCGCGCTCGACCCGCTGGCGCGGCCCAGCGCCCAGGCGGTCTCCTCGACCCTGCGCCGGGTGTGCGAGCGCGGCACCCCCGTCGCCTGCGACGGCGAGCGGGCCGTGAAGGACCTGGCCACCACGGCCGCGCGGCTGCGCGCCGAACCCATGACGGTGCCGGTCACCACCGGACACGGCGTCTACAAGAAGCGGTTCACCGAGGACAAGCTCGCCAACCTGATGTTCGAGGCCGCCAGCAGCCAGGTCGGCCTGGAGCCGGACAAGCCCTCGCTGCTCGGCCGGCTGCCCCACGCCCTCGACCGCTTCGTGAACGGTGACACCGCGCCGCTGCGGAAGCTCGTCCAGGAGGAGGGCGAGACGGGCAGCACGGTGGACCAGGCGCCGTACATCGCGGTCACCTGCAACGACTACCGCAGGGCCTGGTCGAAGGACGCGCCGCCGTCCGTCCGGTGGCGCCAGTACGACGCCGCGCTGGCCGCCGCACGCCCCGGTGAGCACGGGGCGTTCAGTGCCAAGGGCTTCACCGAGGGCACCACGGACGCCGGCGACGTGTGCATCGGCTGGCCGCGGGAGAACACCCCCGGCCCGCAGCCCACGAAGCCCGGGCTGCCGGACGTCCCGGTCCTCGTGCTCTCCGGCGATCTCGACGCCAACACACCCGACGCGAGCGGGAAGAAGGCCGCCGGGCAGTTCCGTAACAGCCGGTTCTTCTCGGTCCGCAACACGGGGCACGTACCCGAGCTGGAGCCCAGCCGCTGCGTCACAGGCGTCTCCTCGCGCTTCCTCCGCACCGGTGAGCCGGGCGACACCTCCTGCCTGCGCGCCCTCCCGCCGATCGCCGTCACCCCCGTCCGCGGCTGA
- a CDS encoding diguanylate cyclase, producing MRISSTRPVHRWMRWRDRPDLRVTPGADDVENATRRFLMYGVLPLWFVPAVADWVMHRRTRIEETSGVRESAVHALMMTEAGVPVVAGLVAKINPLVLSLMGGAALAHGATAVWDVTIATHDREVRPIEQHIHSFLEVIPLSAAAFTACLHWDKVRAGLRGGKESSDDWKLVPKDRPLPAAYLASIAAAVGAFVALPYGEEMLRCVRARRGRSTHAA from the coding sequence ATGCGTATTTCTTCGACGCGCCCCGTACACCGGTGGATGCGCTGGCGTGACCGGCCCGACCTGCGCGTCACCCCGGGCGCGGACGACGTGGAGAACGCCACCCGCAGGTTCCTGATGTACGGGGTGCTGCCGCTGTGGTTCGTGCCGGCGGTGGCCGACTGGGTGATGCACCGGCGTACGCGCATCGAGGAGACCAGCGGGGTGCGCGAGTCGGCGGTGCACGCGCTGATGATGACCGAGGCGGGCGTCCCGGTCGTGGCGGGCCTGGTCGCGAAGATCAATCCGCTGGTCCTGTCCCTGATGGGCGGGGCGGCCCTCGCGCACGGCGCGACCGCGGTGTGGGACGTCACGATCGCCACGCACGACCGGGAGGTACGCCCGATCGAGCAGCACATCCACAGCTTCCTCGAAGTGATCCCGCTGTCGGCGGCCGCTTTCACCGCCTGCCTGCACTGGGACAAGGTCCGCGCGGGCCTGCGGGGCGGGAAGGAGTCCTCGGACGACTGGAAGCTCGTGCCGAAGGACCGGCCCCTGCCCGCCGCGTACCTCGCGTCGATCGCCGCGGCGGTGGGTGCCTTCGTGGCCCTGCCGTACGGCGAGGAGATGCTGCGGTGCGTGCGGGCGCGGCGGGGGCGGAGCACCCATGCCGCGTGA
- a CDS encoding GDSL-type esterase/lipase family protein: MNSQHDPVPGPLATPPGTDRTATPLTTPLTPDLLRGALDVERTAHGLLPHRLPARARAQCADGQLAMAESQPSGVRLVFRTRATAVELDTLRTKMAYVGAPPRPDGVYDLLVDGRPAGRASVTGGNVRTVDMTTGSVENRPGPVGTVRFAGLPEGVKDVEIWLPHNEITELVALRSDAPVEAVAGSGRKVWLHHGSSISHGSDAASPSTTWPALAAALGGGELINLGFGGSALLDPFTARAMRDTPADLISVKIGINLVNADLMRLRAFGPAVHGFLDTVREGHPDAPLLVVSPILCPIHEDTPGPSAPDFSRLDEGRLLFKAAGDPAERAAGKLTLNVIRDELARIVARRAADDANLHYLDGRELYGEADFAELPLPDQLHPDAATHRLIGERFAARVFGPGGAFAVQGG; the protein is encoded by the coding sequence ATGAATTCTCAGCACGACCCCGTCCCCGGCCCCTTGGCCACTCCTCCGGGGACGGACCGGACCGCCACGCCTCTCACCACCCCCCTCACCCCGGACCTCCTGCGCGGCGCGCTCGACGTGGAGCGCACCGCGCACGGGCTCCTGCCGCACCGGCTGCCCGCCCGGGCCCGCGCGCAGTGCGCCGACGGGCAGCTGGCCATGGCGGAGTCCCAGCCCTCCGGCGTGCGGCTGGTGTTCCGCACCCGGGCCACCGCCGTCGAGCTGGACACGCTCCGCACCAAGATGGCGTACGTCGGCGCCCCGCCCCGCCCGGACGGCGTGTACGACCTGCTCGTCGACGGCCGCCCGGCCGGGCGGGCGAGTGTGACCGGCGGCAACGTCCGGACGGTGGACATGACCACCGGGTCGGTGGAGAACAGGCCCGGCCCGGTCGGCACGGTCCGGTTCGCGGGTCTGCCCGAGGGTGTGAAGGACGTCGAGATCTGGCTGCCGCACAACGAGATCACCGAGCTGGTCGCCCTGCGCTCCGACGCCCCCGTCGAGGCCGTCGCCGGCAGCGGCCGCAAGGTGTGGCTCCACCACGGCAGTTCCATCAGCCACGGCTCCGACGCCGCGAGCCCCAGTACGACCTGGCCCGCGCTGGCCGCGGCCCTCGGCGGCGGGGAACTGATCAATCTGGGGTTCGGCGGCAGCGCCCTGCTCGACCCGTTCACCGCGCGCGCCATGCGCGACACCCCCGCGGACCTGATCAGCGTCAAGATCGGCATCAACCTGGTCAACGCCGATCTGATGCGCCTGCGCGCCTTCGGCCCGGCGGTGCACGGCTTCCTCGACACCGTCCGCGAGGGTCACCCGGACGCGCCGCTGCTGGTCGTCTCCCCCATCCTGTGCCCCATCCACGAGGACACCCCCGGCCCCAGCGCCCCGGACTTCAGCAGGCTGGACGAGGGGCGGCTCCTGTTCAAGGCCGCGGGCGACCCCGCGGAGCGGGCCGCCGGGAAGCTGACGCTCAACGTCATCCGGGACGAGCTCGCCCGCATCGTCGCGCGGCGCGCGGCCGACGACGCGAACCTGCACTACCTGGACGGCCGCGAGCTCTACGGCGAGGCGGACTTCGCCGAACTGCCGCTGCCCGACCAGCTGCACCCGGACGCCGCGACGCACCGCCTCATCGGCGAGCGCTTCGCCGCCCGGGTCTTCGGACCCGGAGGGGCCTTCGCGGTCCAGGGCGGCTGA